One window from the genome of Eucalyptus grandis isolate ANBG69807.140 chromosome 7, ASM1654582v1, whole genome shotgun sequence encodes:
- the LOC104453017 gene encoding soluble inorganic pyrophosphatase 6, chloroplastic has product MAAHQPPPVALRRALFVSVAHSTLLQSTLSQSPSAVAVAVAVRRQQPESRAPPTGHGDRQSHPGSRRHHQLPALQDAALAQAGGPGRRRRRAASLQAARRRRAPLPSSSRRSFACRAIYRPQVKVKEEGKPETLDYRVFLVEDSGKKISPWHDIPLQLGDGVFNFVVEIPKESSAKMEVATDEPFTPIKQDTKKGNLRYYPYNIHWNYGLLPQTWEDPSFANSEVEGAFGDNDPVDVVEIGESRRQIGEILKVKPLAALAMIDEGELDWKIIAVSLDDPKASLVNDIDDVEKHFPGTLTAIRDWFRDYKIPDGKPANKFGLGNKPADKAYALKVISETNESWTKLVKRSIPPGELSLV; this is encoded by the exons atgGCGGCGCACCAACCTCCACCAGTCGCTCTACGGCGA gcACTATTTGTTTCTGTGGCTCACTCGACACTCCTCCAAAGCACGCTCTCCCAATCACCatccgccgtcgccgtcgccgtcgccgtccgcCGTCAGCAGCCGGAAAGCAGAGCGCCTCCGACGGGCCATGGCGACCGTCAGAGTCATCCCGGcagccgccgccaccaccagctGCCTGCTCTCCAGGACGCCGCGCTCGCTCAAGCGGGGGGCcctgggcggcggcggcgccgggcTGCGTCTCTTCAGGcggcccgccgccgccgcgccccGCTGCCGTCGTCGTCCAGGAGGTCGTTCGCTTGCAGGGCCATCTACAGGCCTCAGGTCAAGGTCAAGGAGGAGGGCAAGCCCGAGACGCTCGATTACCGTGTCTTCCTCGTCGAGGATTCCGGCAAGAag ATATCCCCATGGCATGATATACCGTTGCAACTGGGCGATGGGGTTTTCAACTTTGTAGTTGAAATACCCAAGGAGTCCAGTGCAAAGATGGAAGTTGCCACGGATGAGCCATTCACTCCCATCAAGCAGGACACTAAGAAGGGAAATCTTCGATATTATCC CTACAATATCCACTGGAATTATGGATTGCTTCCACAAACATGGGAAGACCCATCTTTTGCTAACTCTGAAGTTGAAGGGGCATTTGGTGATAATGATCCAG TTGATGTTGTTGAGATTGGTGAAAGTCGGAGACAGATTGGTGAGATTTTGAAGGTCAAGCCCTTGGCTGCATTAGCTATGATTGATGAGGGGGAACTTGACTGGAAAATAATAGCAGTTTCCCTGGATGATCCTAAGGCCTCCCTCGTAAATGATATAGATGATGTTGAGAAGCATTTCCCG GGTACTCTAACTGCAATCAGGGACTGGTTTCGTGACTACAAAATTCCTGATGGCAAGCCAGCCAATAAGTTTGGTCTTGGAAACAAGCCAGCTGATAAG